One window from the genome of Daphnia pulex isolate KAP4 chromosome 9, ASM2113471v1 encodes:
- the LOC124202948 gene encoding uncharacterized protein LOC124202948 encodes MENVVNQLASDAGVELLIFGYFPNITVGSCATWAFGEETKNSVTKPTAQSFLKHWKTGGVESSNKESFEPEQQHFPSHLIPGTQHPSSTVTVTLTQSEDGTYFPPPHLIDELDAWELGGPPSLTINTLAPPSSGQLLLEIATESTSDGFFRTGASNEAASELPVPVNGTKYRVQQQLQLSSIQHRRHLVKPDELTTMTASNPSSFLPVTLSETQVLISSTSPPVSVVTIRSETPELPTPETGQWGTENGVLASSDSASASIFKEQKRKKCVESETSTKTKTRCFKKCCLNDTAEVNKNT; translated from the exons ATGGAGAATGTG gttaACCAGCTTGCCAGTGACGCCGGTGTTGAATTACTCATTTTTGGGTATTTCCCAAATATTACTGTGGGAAGTTGTGCAACATGGGCATTTGGTGAAGAGACTAAAAATAGTGTAACAAAACCAACAGCCcaatcttttcttaaacattGGAAAA CTGGTGGTGTGGAGTCATCGAACAAAGAGTCCTTTGAACCTgagcaacaacattttccatcacACTTGATTCCAGGAACACAGCATCCGTCCAGTACTGTTACCGTTACACTGACACAAAGTGAAGATGGCACATATTTCCCACCACCACATCTCATTG ATGAACTAGATGCCTGGGAATTGGGTGGGCCACCCTCACTCACGATTAATACACTTGCTCCACCATCATCAGGACAGCTGTTGCTTGAAATTGCAACAG AATCGACATCCGATGGATTTTTCCGAACAGGGGCTTCAAATGAGGCTGCGTCTGAACTTCCAGTCCCAGTAAATG GCACAAAGTATAGGGTCCAGCAACAACTCCAGTTGAGTTCAATTCAACACCGACGCCATTTGGTCAAGCCGGATGAATTAACAACGATGACCGCTTCGAATCCTTCGTCGTTCCTTCCTGTAACTTTGAGTGAAACGCAAGTTCTTATCTCTTCTACTAGTCCGCCGGTTTCAGTTGTCACTATTCGCAGTGAAACACCCGAACTACCGACCCCTGAAACTGGACAATGGGGAACGGAAAATGGAG TATTGGCGTCGTCGGATTCTGCATCCGCTTCAATTTTCAAGGAACAAAAGCGGAAGAAGTGTGTCGAAAGTGAAACAAgtacgaaaacaaaaacgcgctgtttcaaaaaatgttgcctCAACGATACAGCGGAAGTCAACAAGAACACctaa
- the LOC124202367 gene encoding uncharacterized protein LOC124202367, producing the protein MFKLSWLENEEQYNRAKSLLIYEFNRVKGSIAVSISSQDSSDGTSSSRSDPSPEKCRKNDFFSSITKKISKEITNDELNKYLNFCQTLDQLQDYPTMTSIYKRFNVTLPSSAAVERLFIQGGLIFTPKRLKLTDLNFEMLVFLKVNHAVFKEW; encoded by the exons ATGTTCAAGCTGTCGTGGTTGGAGAATGAGGAGCAGTACAATCGAGCTAAGTCATTGTTAATATATGAATTCAATCGAGTGAAGGGAAGCATTGCAGTTTCAATTTC ATCGCAAGACAGTAGTGATGGGACGTCATCGTCTCGTTCAGACCCAAGCCCTgagaaatgtagaaaaaatgattttttttcttcaataacgAAGAAAATCAGTAAAGAGATAACTAACGATGAacttaataaatatttgaacttcTGCCAGACTTTGGATCAATTACAGGACTATCCAACAATGACTTCTATATACAA gCGATTTAACGTAACACTTCCTTCGTCGGCGGCAGTTGAACGACTATTTATTCAGGGAGGACTGATTTTCACCCCCAAACGTTTAAAACTAACAGACCTAAACTTTGAAATGTTGGTGTTTCTTAAAGTAAATCATGCTGTATTTAAGGAATGGTAA